In Citrus sinensis cultivar Valencia sweet orange chromosome 3, DVS_A1.0, whole genome shotgun sequence, the sequence CACAATTTTTCAACCATCAAATTAGATTGAAATGAAAGGTCAAGATTAAATGACCTgagttattaattatattaatatttttctctctcctctttttaatatttaattctttttcttcttttacttaagattttttctttatgtCTCTCCTGTAAATATGTAAATGGAATAATTAAAaccatcaaaattaatttacctaCATAATTAGAAACTGgcatttgtttttgaaaaattttggttTATTAGTTTTCTTTCGTGTTTAGTTTTTATAGTTCTTTAAGAATACCATTTGAAAGAGTTTTTAATGGAACAATTGGAGATTCAACAAAATTCGAAATATTGACTTCTCTTAAAGTAAAAAGTAAAGTAATTggtatatatatgtttatatatatgagtttaaaattttcaattaaaatacttCTTTTTACCattatctttttgaaatttttttatggcatTTGCAATACACAagaatattgttttaaaaaatatattttaagtgaaattTGTTTAGCTAGTTTTATCatcaaaaatttatcatgGTGACTTTAGTGATATAAAATTAGAGATAGATTAAACAATATAAATGGgagaataaatgaaaaattcgGTTGAAATAGGAGAGAGAATGGATATAGATATTAAAGAGATGATAGATGAGAAAAATAGAGTACTAATGAAggaatatattaaataagtgAGAGAATaataagtaataatttatttattatatggatccattacattattttgttggtttttaaaattaaaaaaaccacgtcaattttaatctcaacctttgattaattttaatctaatgaTTGGAATATTATGTTTGAATTTGTGTATAAAAAGTACGTCTCCTAAACCTACCTCATAATCCCACCCCATAATTCTATTGCTACAATTTTGCCGCTGTTCAACTATTTTTTGGGTTTACAGTTgctgtttttttgttttatacttTATGTACTGGTTTTTCCGGAATCTATAATTGCTGTTTTGGTTTACAATCACTGGTTTATTTTGGATTCTTATAGCTGCTGTATATTTTGCTACTCCATTGTGGGAAATGTGATACTCCAAATAACAACTTTGtaactaaataaaagaaaaagttgaaaCTTTATCCGAAGGAAGATGATATAACAACAGCACATAATATAGTAACTTCGAAAGTTATGCTTAACATTAACTAATTCCAAGTGCATAAAAACTATAAGGAAATTACTGTAGCCTCACAGTAATTCACAGGTATCCGGCACCATATACAAATTTATAGCAAATTACTACCCCAAtcacacaaaaatataaatacataaataaaattgttccCATCGGCAACCATCACAATTTGCAAGCTACACCAATACTTTTGCCTCCTCAATCATCCATTCTTTAATTAGTACAAGCAgttgaaaataattctttatCACAAGGCAAAACTACTAAAACTATTCTTGCAAAGATTCACCTTTCTCACTGATAACCGCAACAAATAATTATAGCTTTTGACATCAAACCCAACATTTTTATTCGCCATTCTTTAAACATCAACGTCCATTGTCAATTGCTTCCAGTCATTTCCAACATgccaatttcttaaaaatggCTTTGTACTGTTTTTGGTGTTCTAAAATCTCCGCAATTTATCTGGTGAGCGTATGAATACCGGTGAAGAGACCGATTAAAATTCTAACGTGATGAAGGTAGAGaaaattgtaataattaaagaaagttTTTTGAGTTACCAtgagttaaaatataagatttaatCTTAAccttttactttcattaataACACATGTtaataaatcccaaaaaacTTGAGAGGGGTTAAGAGAGAAAATGCTAAAGAGTGGATCCGGATTCATGTTAGAAAAGTTGTTTAAAGTGTTGTCTTGTGGGGCTCAcgaaaatatttagaaattaaaatataaaattcatcaatCTTGGTAAATGGTAATCCATTTATGGGACGAGCATAACAAGCTCAGTGTGTTGAGGTTTTATATGGCTACTTACTTAATAGAGTAgatgaataaattattcttgtataaattaatcttGGGCTAACCCCTTTATACCGAATGAGGGTATGATTGATCGCGAGAGCAATACTTTAAACTACACGAATCACACCGAATTGGACACCCAGTTGCCATAACCTGACGTACATATACATAAACTACAATCAAAGACAATTAAAACTACTGGGAATATGAAATATATTAGCATGCAAAAATCGGCTCTATATATCATCACTATCACCTCAAGTCAAACATCAACTAAAGCTAGAAATTAAAGTTCTGAAACTAGTTTTACTTTTACTACAAAAAcggtaaaagaaaataatagggGCAGAAAGCTGCTCCAAGAGAAAACTCCTTGCATGTGGAGTTGCATAACCAGAAAATCCCAAAAGGCTTCACTTCTTCTTTGCAGCATCACTGGCCTTTGTCTGgatattcaataattaaaaaaattaatatgtcagctatacattttttaactttgaaaAAGAGCGGGGAGAAAAAAGGTTCCCTATTATTTTCTACCTTCTTTACTCCTCGTATCTTCTTGGCTCTGttctttctttccttcaaCTGCTTTCTTGATTTCTCTACCTTCGTATCCAATCCATTCTGCCGATAGATgcgaaacaaacaaaaataggAATCAGACAAAGAAATCTCTATCAGATGAAGCGAAATAAAATTCTCTTCTTCAAAGAATACTTCTTTCATTAAGACAACTTCTCTTCGTTGAAGATAGAATTTCTTTATAGATTTGCTTGACAGAGTGTTTATACATAGACAGTATGAGTTTATGTGTATATGTGTGACCACAGGGATCAGAGGCCACAAGTACATCCATGGCCAAGCCTTGGAAGTAGCATCAACCTTTAAACCATAAACATATTAAACTTCAAGAAGGGTTAAACAACAGATCTTTGCGAGGTTTCCAAGACATGCTTTCAGAGTTTCTAGATATAAAAGCAATGCAGTGACTGAAGCCTGAGAACAGCCCAACCATGTAAATCTACTTTTTTATTCCATCATATCAAAGTCAGCAGAGTTCAGAAATTTTTACACAGCCATCATCTGAACTGAAAACTTGTAGCTTAAAAGAGTGCAATAGATAATAATCTAGCTTCAAATACAATTCATTCACATGCAAATTTACAAGGTTTGTACTCACTTTCAACATTTGAGTGTTAAAAGTGATGCTACAACAGATTCATTCATCACGCTAATAATGGAAAAGTAACACCAATATTGTAGCAGCAACATTTAAGGAACCTACACCCCAGCTCTTAGGTgcaataaagaagtgatacaATGTTTACTATTAGTAGCTTTGATTAGTGCTCTCAATTGCATAAAAGATTTTGCACGACGTTTTAAGAAATTCTGGAACAAAAGCACTGACCAGTAGAAATCACCAGTCATTTGGGAACAAAAGCATTGACCAGTAGAAACCACCCTCCACAATCATGACCCACgacaaacagaaacaaaagaaatcaacTTACGCGAATTAGCCTGTACTTTGGCTCAAACTTCTTTGCATTCTCAACAGAATCATAAATCAAACCGAAACCAGTGGACTTTCCTCCTCCAAAATGGGTTCTGAACTTGAAAACAAAGATAGCATTTGGATCCTTAACTTCATACATCCTCGCCAGCTTCTCCTTCAACTCCGCCTTTTGAATAACTTAAATCAAAGTGAATATAACAAACAGTTCCacatctaataaaaaataaacaaacccAAGAAATGACTCTTTATATTATCATATGCAGCTTCTTTAATTGCATTCATCTTCTATCGGTCGTAATTAAGATCGAAAGAGAGAAACAAACCTTGGAAACATTTGCTCTTCCGGGATGCAAAACGTCAATGACCTGCATCCAATCAAAGCAAAGTAATATTTTCATGAtacgaaattaaaaaattaaaaaaaatgatattaaattgataGGAGAAGACTCACGAATTGTTTCCTAGACAGAAGACGGTTAGTCATGAACTTCCTCGTACGTAAAGTCACTGCCTTAGTATCCGCCATGCCTATACAACCCAACCAATCggcaaaattttttttgttttaaatttaaaaacttataagcttGTTAGAATGAGAATTTCAGTGATCACCAAATTTAAATGAGGCATGTCAAATTGTCAATAGTATCTTACACGATATCTCTTTCTCCCTCGACCGCTTCGCTTACTCCTTTGCTCTGTGGCGCGTTTGGACTGGAATGCTATGACTGACTACTAACAAGAGTCGGgggttttagggttttggaaTTGGGTTGACATTTGATTTGATAACGAGTATAGCTCTATTGGGCCTTAGCTGGCTCCATAAAAATCTATTTAGGATCTTAGAGTGCTATTTGCACCCCAGTAGAGTTCTAATAAAACCCGATATTAGTAATTGTAatttagagaaaattacataaaaggacatatatgaatttaactaaattaaaatattttttttacacttGCAAACCATAAACTCTCTCATCGGTAAATGATATAGgtagttattataaaattaaaacaattttgaggcaataaaaaaaatttggatttaacatttaattaaactcTATTGTAACCTTTgtcattttctattattttcatcGAAATAAGAGGTATGAGTTTCATAAGAGTTTTAAAAGGGTGTTAGGAGCTTCAATCTTTACCAATACTTACTTAGTGTTctagaattaaaaaagttcatttatttcaaaaaaaaattgattttctgtttctaaaaattattttgggttgttattcaatatttatcaCATAAATGCATTAAAATATTCGCTAACGATCCTCtttaaataagagaaaaagaaatctaaagcttttctttcaaaaagagaaaaaaaattaaaaaagatcaagataaataatttttaagtggGCGAATTTCCCTCCATTGTTGCTGCATCTAACTTTTCGAGGGTAAATCAACATTTTTGTCTAATGAAActtaaaacttaattaaaattattatcatacggatattccatttgagttattttattaatggcAGCAAATAAAAGGTTAACTGAAGAGTTATATTATTTGCTCCTCTAGTCCCGACCCCCGACCCCGACAATGAGTAAATTATAAACCTTGAAAATGACGCAGCGAGGAGATCTTGCTCAGTACCCGAAAGTTCAGTAATAACGTTTGTAGCATCAAAAGCACTTCATTTATCTTTCgctgattataaatatcaccAATTTACAGACGTAATCACACATAACAAAGAAGTTGGGACTTCGGAGGCAAACGAAGAACAAAAATAGCCCACCAGGTACCACCcatgtacatatatattatagcCAAACAAAAGCTAGCCCCATTCTGACAAAATGTAGTGATTACAGAGGAATTGTAATTGCATATACATACACAAGGCAATGGATGCATGCGGACACCGAGGGACAAGTGATCATCACCCTCTTCTTGGAAGCATCGATGTTAAAGCGAATTAATTAAACCTGTATAATCTTCGTATTAGCTAATTACTTGCGAAGATCAGCCGCATGTGACTCCACCAGTATTGACCACAATACCTGCACATCTTCGCAGGGGCACGACTTCACATCCTTGTAGAGTATATACAGCCCTCTACCTGCAAAACACAACGAATGCATGCATGTAATCGTTTTAAATGGAGATTTTGCGAGAAATCACGAGAATGTGAAGAGGGGGAATTGGTATTAATTACGTCTGCGGTGGCTGGAGTGAAGGCGATCCCAGAGCTTCTTCAAAGGGGAGACGACGAGGGAGTGAAGCCAACCGGCCATTTGGAGAAGTAGTGTGCGTGTGTTTAATTCCAATTAATGGTTTTGGTAGTAGGTGAGTGGTTGGAAGGAAATAGAGGGCCGAGCTGAAAGTATTAATGGGGGGCAGGGGCTTTTGCTTTGCTTTGAGGAGAGCGAGTGACTTGTATCTTACTactgttcttcaatttgtatttcCTTCATTTGATCTCTTACAGGGCAATCATGCAAGAAATAAGAATTTAGAAATACATGCCCTCTCTTGGTGCCATGTCTCTGTCAcacccttttcttttttcccttttctctttctcaaaAATGAACCTGATATTACCAAAGCTAGCTGCGGCTTCACCAAAACGATATATCCCctcattctttaattttttttcttttctttcactaGCCTTGTCCTACAAGCCACAGTAGCTGATGCTCACCCAACTTCAACAAGCATGAAGTATCTTCTagtacatttttatttattttaccagCTCCATCCAGCATGAAAAACgtgctttttttcttttaaaagaaaaaaaacttcgTCCCTACATGATGAAATTGTACAAATGTGGATCACCTTTGGATATATAACATATGTTTTAATTCAGTGCTTTAGAAGAGAGTGAGACCAAAATGGATAACGCATAATACGATACTTAAAAGTTTAATTCagatttttacattttaaattaaccATGAATCtttttacaagaaaaatctaaattaacaatatatttatacataaGTGGTAACGTGGGTTATATACATTAAAAAGGTACTTGAGCATTTTTATTCTGAAAGATAATTTAGCCTATGTCTGAAGCGCCAATTGATTGTCAGCTAATACATATATATCAACCAGTGAATTTGAATACAGAACTTGTGAAAATGGCCTAGCTAATACAAAGATTGATAAAGAGAATTCAGTCCATAGAGATCGAAACTTACATCTAAAGCTAGCCTCACGTCAAAGGGAAAATTTTGGTTTTCTATTGTGATTTGTAGAGTACTGAATAAGTAATGTTACGGTCCACAAAcgaggaggaaaaaaaaaaagggctgATCATCAGAAGCTTTGATcgtttcaaaatttgacacaatTCCATACTACATAAATTCTAGAACACCATGCATGCATAAGTGTGTGAGTGTGTGTATATTAATTGGAAATTATAGTTGAAATAGAGGCGTCTTAACTTGTAAGCTACCCAGGCCAGTGTGGTAAAACGTTGCGGTGGTTGGATGTGTGAGCTTGTGAATGTCAAGATTGAATGTGTGAGGCTAAACTTCTTTGCTTCAAGTTGATATATTTACTGGAAAAGTATGTTTCATCGCGTAgttgttgttatttataagtaatttaatcATCTATTCTCCTTTGTAAATAGCTTCATTTACATTGATAGTCAGCAATAAGTCTTAAATCGATTGGTTCTTCAATATTGTCCAACTCCAAAGCGTCCTCCATAACCAACCATAATATTTCTGCTATGTGAACAAAATTTTGCTTGGACAGACCGGcattaattcttaaatttaaaaacaggGACATAAACTATCACTTACCCTATCAAGTATCAATATTGAGCTTCaagactcttttttttttttttttttttggtttatctTATGTGAATTGATTGGGAGAGTAgaatttctctttaaaataactcctaatttatttcttaaaataaattgtagaTTTGGCTTTCAAATGAACTACAACATCAGGTATATATGTTCTAATTTCAGTACGATCatttaaggggaaaaaaaaatcaaatttcagtTAATGCTTGATTCCAATGTCCCTTATTAATATGCCATGtagatatattattttcttcaaccaaactttaacaaaagaataatattatcattgtaCGTACAATATTActccaatattttttatccaaGTATGAGGTGGCGATcactcatttaattttcaagttcataattaatgaaattacttGTTAACTCATTCGAAGAGATTGGAATTTCGATTATAGACAGGCGGTGCAGCGAGTTTTGGAGAAATTCACACAGCCCTAAAAGTGGTAATTGGGCTGGAGGGTAACCAAATAGGGCCCGATTAATTGGCGGTTCTCCAATCTCTAAGACGGCCCAATCATTCAGACGCCTTCGAGGAACACGCGTTAATTTCCTCGCTGGCGGTCGAGGAGGGGATGTCAGGGCACCCGGGTCGAGGAAGGACATTCGACCGAGTTTGCAACGGTGCAAAAGCTAAATCAAGTTACGAAAAAGAAAACCATTTACATTGACCGACCATTGCTTCTTAGCTTAATCAACAATTATGGGCCGTCCATCATCCACCATCGAAATCCCAGACAGACGCCGCCGTTCCGGCGGCTACCCCTCGGACTCCGAAAATTCACCCGTTTACCGGTACCGCTCTCCCTTCCGCTCCCGCTCCCGTTCCCGTTCCCGCTCATATTCACCGAAATATCGAAGCCCTAGACGAAGAAGAAGTCCAAGCCCTGGACGAAGAAGAAGTCCAAGCCCTGGACGAAGAAGAAGTCCAAGCCCTGGACGAAGAAGAAGTCCAAGCCCTGGACGAAGAAGAAGTCCCGTAGGCAGCAATTACGAAACCCTAGACTCGTTGCCGAAAAGATTTGGCAAGAGCAACCGAGATTATAGGAACGGGCATGACGTAGAGTCGGATTCCGACGAGGAATTGAAGGGGCTGAACTTTATGGAGTACAGGTGGCGAAAGAGGCAGAAGATGCGTAAATCCTTGAAACACTGTTTCTGGACCGCCACGCCGAGTCCTCCGAGATACGAGAACGATGACTTGGAGGACGATAAACCTGATGAGATTTTGGAGAAATACGGAGGTGATGATTCGAGTGGGAAAGAAAAAGACGATTCTGAAGCTGAGCATTCGAAGAGGAGTGCGTCTGCTTCTGAATCTGATGATCCGCGGTCTAGGAAGAATAGGAAAAAGATTGAATCCGAGTCTGAATCGGATGATTCAAGGTCtaggaagaagagaaagagtaGGAGATCGAAGCCGAAGAGTAGAAAACCTAGTGAATCAGAAGATGATGAGAGCGATTCTGATGAGGAAGAGGATAGACGCAGGAGAAAGAGACGAGGTAGACGGCACAAGAATAGAAGCAGCAGTAAAAGAAAGACAAGTAGGAGGAAGAGTAGGTACAGTGATTCGGATGAGAGCGATAGTCGGGGCAGCGAAACTGAGCAATCTGATGCCAGTCAGTCttctgatgatgataatgGGAAATTGAAGAAGCCCAAGCTTTCTCTGTCTAAACGGAGTAAGAAAGAGCAGAAGTCAGAAAGTGAGAGTGATGAGAGTTTAGGTTCTGAACAGAAAATGGACGATGGGGCTAAGCAGGCTGAAATCAATGCTGAGGTGCTCAAGTTTAAGGAAATGATTGAGTCTCAGAAGAAGCCAGCTTTAGATAATGAACCGGCGGTGGGTCCAATGCCACTGCCTAGAGCTGAAGGGCATATTAGTTATGGTGGTGCACTTAGGCCTGGAGAAGGTGATGCCATTGCACAGTACGTGCAGCAAGGGAAGCGTATACCACGAAGAGGTGAAGTGGGTCTATCTGCTGAGGAGATTCAGAAATTTGAGAGTCTTGGGTATGTGATGAGTGGTAGTAGGCATCAGAGAATGAATGCTATTCGTATTAGGAAGGAAAACCAGGTTTATAGTGCAGAGGACAAGCGAGCATTAGCAATGTTTAACTATGAGGAGAAGGCAAAACGCGAGC encodes:
- the LOC102609400 gene encoding 40S ribosomal protein S24-1; this translates as MADTKAVTLRTRKFMTNRLLSRKQFVIDVLHPGRANVSKAELKEKLARMYEVKDPNAIFVFKFRTHFGGGKSTGFGLIYDSVENAKKFEPKYRLIRNGLDTKVEKSRKQLKERKNRAKKIRGVKKTKASDAAKKK
- the LOC102609668 gene encoding uncharacterized protein LOC102609668, with the protein product MGRPSSTIEIPDRRRRSGGYPSDSENSPVYRYRSPFRSRSRSRSRSYSPKYRSPRRRRSPSPGRRRSPSPGRRRSPSPGRRRSPSPGRRRSPVGSNYETLDSLPKRFGKSNRDYRNGHDVESDSDEELKGLNFMEYRWRKRQKMRKSLKHCFWTATPSPPRYENDDLEDDKPDEILEKYGGDDSSGKEKDDSEAEHSKRSASASESDDPRSRKNRKKIESESESDDSRSRKKRKSRRSKPKSRKPSESEDDESDSDEEEDRRRRKRRGRRHKNRSSSKRKTSRRKSRYSDSDESDSRGSETEQSDASQSSDDDNGKLKKPKLSLSKRSKKEQKSESESDESLGSEQKMDDGAKQAEINAEVLKFKEMIESQKKPALDNEPAVGPMPLPRAEGHISYGGALRPGEGDAIAQYVQQGKRIPRRGEVGLSAEEIQKFESLGYVMSGSRHQRMNAIRIRKENQVYSAEDKRALAMFNYEEKAKREHKVMADLQRLVQRHIGQDVGPTHDPFGGKDGGET